In Oncorhynchus gorbuscha isolate QuinsamMale2020 ecotype Even-year linkage group LG03, OgorEven_v1.0, whole genome shotgun sequence, the DNA window GAGTCAAACAGACGCTAAAAAacacagagtggaagagaaggacaAGCCAGGGAAGGACAAGTCTGACTCGAAACTTGAGAGACAACAGTCGCCAGCCGAGAAGGAGAGCGGAAGTGAGAAGCAAGAGGAGACGGAAGATCCTAAGGAGAAAGCGAAAGAAGACGGTAAGGAGAATAAGAAAGATGTGGGGTTAAAGCGTACGGAAAGTATaaaagagaaagacaggaggagtactagagacagggaaagagaagagaaaagggaaACCGAGGAGAAAAGGGGAAAAGATGCAAACGAAGGACTAAAATCCAGCAAGGGTGAGGAACAGCGTGGGAACTGTGTGACGAACAAGAGCACACCGAGCAAGGCCAAagtagaggaggaagaagatgagGACTCCAGCATGTTCAGTGACCTCATAGAGCAAGTTTGCAGCAACGACCCCACCATGACAGAGCTCAACGTGAACAACTCGGAGGTCATCAAGGCTAAAACACTCATCCAGTTTGCAGAGGCCTTGAATAAAAACACCCACATTAAGACTTTTGCCCTGGCCAACTGCCGTGCTGATGACCACGTGGCCTACGCCATTGCGGGCACCTTACGCACCAATACGTCTATCACAAGCATCAACCTGGATTCCAACCTTCTCACCCCCAAGGGTATAATGGCCCTGATCCAGGCCTTGCAGAAAAACACTACACTCACCGAGCTGCGCTTCCACAACCAGAGACACATCTGCGGAGGcaagacagagatggagatgaCCAAGATACTGAAAGACAACACCACCCTCCTGAAGCTGGGCTACGGCTTTGAGCTGGCCGGCCCACGCATGACCATGACCAACATCCTGAGCCGCAACATGGACAAGCAGCGACAGCGGCGCCTACAGGAGCAGAAGCTGGCCCAGGCCAACGGTGAGAAGAAAGGGATGCTGGAGGTGCCCAAGACTGCTGGGGGATTCCTCAGGGTTTCCCCCAAGGCTTCCCCTAAACCCTCCTCACACCCCTCACCAATGCCCTCCCCAAAGTTGACTCAAAAAAGAGGACCAGGAGGgggccctcctccaccccctcctcctgggggcccacccccacctccaccccccaTGCTGGACATAGACTCCCTGCGAAACTCCCTGACGCCCGCATCACAGAGGAAGATGGATGATAAGGCCAACAAAGCCGGTGGTACGAACTCTAGGGACCAACTCCTGGACTCCATTAGGAATACCAATATGAAGAAACTGAAGAAGGTAAGATGGGGCAAAGATCCATTGCTGATAGACATTGAAAGAGTTAGGGTTGGCAGGGATGCTCAGTCACAGATTGTAACACATTTATACGTAActtcagaaagtagtcacacaacccttgactttttccacattttgttgtgttacagcctgaatttaaaatggattacatttagattttgtgtcactgatctacacacaataccccataatgtcaaagtggaattttgtttgtagaaatgttttagaaatgaataaaaaatgtaaagctgaaatgtcttgagtcaataagtgttcAACCCCTCTGTTATGCCATGCCTAAATACGTTTAGGAGTAAAGATGTGCTTAACAAAttgcataataagttgcatggactcattccgtgttcaataatagtgtttaacatgattttttaataactaccccatctctgtatcccacatatacaattatctgtaagatccctcaatcgagtagtgatgttcaagcacagattcaaccacaaagactagggagtttttttcaATGCCTCACGAACAAGGGCGCtgattggtagatgtgtaaataATTCTAAAGCAGATGctgaatatctctttgagcaaAGTTATTAATTAGGATTTAGATGGTGCATCAATACAttcagtcactacaaatatacaggcatccttcctaactcagttgccgttTAGGAAGATAACtgctcaaggatttcaccatgaggccaatggtgattttaaaacagttacagagttgaatggttgtgtaatgagaaaactgaggatggatcaacaacaacgTAGTTaccccacaatactaacctaaatgacagagtgaaaagaaggaagcctgtacaggataaaaatattccaaaacatgcatcccgtTTGCAACAAAGCACTTAAGTAATTCGACAAAAAATATGGCAAAGAAGTTACATATTTGTCCTgattacaaagtgttatgtttggggcgaatccaacacaacacatcactgagtacgaCTCTTAATATTGTcaggcatggtggtggctgcatcatgttatgggtatgcttgccaTCGGCAAGGACTTGGGAGTTGTGGgggaaaaataaacagaatacaGTTATAAGCACATGCAAAAACTTAGAGAaaatcctggttcagtctgctttccaacagacactgggagaataATTCATacttcagcagaacaataacctaaaacacaaggccaaagctacactggtgttgcttaccaagacgacattgaatgttcttgagtggtctagttacagttttgacttaaatttgctttgaaaatctatggcaagacatgacaATGGCTGTCTATTAATGATCAACAAtccatttgacagagcttgaagaatgtttTAAATAATAAAtgtcaaatattgtacaatccaggtgtgcaaagctcttagacttaccgaAAAAAGactcaaaggtgcttctacaaactattgactcaggggtgtaaatacttatgtatattagttccattttcaataaatttgctaaaatatctgaaaacatgttttccctttgtcagtatgggatattgtgtgtagatgggtgagaaagaaatctgtttaatccattttgaattctggctgtaacaaaacaaaatgtggaataagtcaaggggtacgaATACttactgaaggcactgtatgtgcataCAGTATccatacactctctcctctcttcctacagGTTGCGGTACCAAAACTGTTGCAGTAATCCCCTGGAATGGAGAGTGAAAGCCAAGGAAGAGGAAGGACACAGATCTCACGGGGGATGGAAACTCCAACACATCCCACGCACAGACTGACACCCAGTCTTACCACTGTGCTGCGGGATGGTTAAGGCAGGCAAGCAGAGAGTGAAAATAGAGATTTCTATTGGATGTACAGCCTTCACTGTGCCACGAGTTCCTTCCTCAAACTTAACACTGGACCGCAGGGACccatggagggagaagagggcagAGTTTTGCAGCAGGACGTGCCCTGGGGTCCTAGTTGTCTGCCTTTGTCTGTGTTGATGCTCTGCCTGTCATTTGCACTAGATTATGAAGCCGTTCATACGGTGACATAAGCATGTGATATGTAAGATGTGGGGGCGTGTAAAAttctataaaaaaatatatatacaaaactaCTTTAACATTCATTGAAATATTGGATGGTAATTTGACATTTTATTTGTTTGTGGAGGGAATCACTTGGAATTTTGCCCAAACTGCTGATTCTCCATGGCATATTATCAGGGAATTCAAATGGGGTTCGATTTCAGCAATTCACAGGGGGAGAAAAGGTGGTTTGTAATGTGTGTCATTGCCAAATCTCAAGACTGACATCTCAGGCAAAGTTTTACACATAAAAAGCAACCTAGAATCCCAGTCTTCTTAGAAAGACTCAGGAAGGAAGTAAAGTTTTGGGGGGATTTAAGTATGGTCAATCTTTAAGTACTAACAAAGTTATACAACAACGTTTAGTAATAACAATgttatttataaatatattttcatACATTTTGCTCAAAATAATGATTCTAACATACAAAAAAATGAGAATGTCAAAAGCAAAGAAAACAATTCACAGAATACTATTTACAGCGACAACAATGCAAACATATTCCAGGCTAGATGTCTTACTACAAGTCAAGTCTTACGACTAAAGATTTTAAAACAGTTCATTTTATTACCATGGCAGAGCAAAATTAATGTCTCTTTCAGTGTGATGATATTGTACAGAGCGGTTTGCCACTCTAAAAGTGACTATTGACTATTGTATGCATAATGTGGTTTCTGTTTCATTTTGTACTTCATTAATATGTTACAGAGCCTATAAAAAATGTACTGGTATGTTTGCAATTAAAAGTGTAATGTAATACACTTTATTATAATAACTACACAATCAAGTACATCTTCAAAATCTGTCCATTATTTGATGGTAGTCTAATACAGTACAGCAGGCAACTGATACATTTACTGTATTTTTTTGGAATGTTTAACCTGTACATACAATATTTTCCTTTCAGGTGGACATTTCCCTGGTTTTCAATGTAATATATCTTAATAATACAATTTATACTGCTTGAGAAATATTAAGTCGTCTATGTCAGTCTGTCTATTGATTGGTTGACGGAATCAGAAATGATTTCCAATATCTATATAAGATATGTTGTCTCAGTTGAGCCCTGTAACCTGCAAAGATATTGAAACTGATGTGAGAGGACATTTTGTGACCAAATGGATAATTCTGTGTGCCACGCCAAGTATAAGATGTCAAATAGATTATAATGAAAGGTttctgtgcacacacacagagcaatgaAGTGTACCTTAGCAAAGCTAATGATCTAATGCActgttgtgtgtgtatttcaaTCTGATTTCCATTTCTGTACACGTCTGGCTGACAACACTAAATGGAATGTGACCTTTAGTGAGAGAGAGTATACACTGTTTCCAACAGATTCACACCTACAAGATCATGTCCTTCACACAACTGACAAAAGAGAGGGAACTTAACTGTCTACTTCTAGTAGTGAATATCTGTTATCATGTTTTGACATCTGACACTGGGGGTTGAGAGGGATAGCGACAGGCGAGTTTACGTCTTGACTGCCTCGGCATCCACAAAATGCCTATATTTGGTCATTTCTCAATGAAGACTTGCACAGGATTCATTCCTTTCTTGTTCTTAATAATGGGAGGTGGGCCAGCGGTCTGTCTGGCTCTCCCCATGAACACTGGtctgatggggagaggggggggggggtaaatgcaAAAAGTGAGCTATTCCTGAATCTTCTAAGAAATGATTGCCTTTTGTAATTACACTTCATAAGAGCTTTTCCTAACCATATGACCAGAGAGGTGGAAAATCAGACCTGTAGTCTGATAATTGTTTCTGGTAAGATCACGTGGTCAGGAAAAGCTCTGGCCTGAATCATTTAAATGAGAGAATAAAGAAAGAGTTTGGTTTTTGGAGAGCATTTAACCAAAAAGTACTTGGAGAACTAGCTGGAAAACTAGAATATCAATTCAAATCTAAAAGGGACACAAGATGTTTTCTGGCCATAGGGCCCTGAGTTTTTTTTTTTGGCTTATTTCTATTTTAGTGACAAGTTATCCTTGAAGATAAAAcaatagaaataaaaaatatagcTGTGAGCAGCAATGAATGGGGTTCACAGGATGACAGAAAGGACACAATATCAACTGAATAACAAAGCAAGCACTCTATAATGTAAGAAATATCTTCCTTTATGTGCAATCCAGTATAAATACAAAATCTGGAGTGAAGCTGACGTATGGTTCATGAGGAGAAGAGGAATGCAGATGATTTTGTGCATTATCGTCATATATGCAAAGAATTAGTTAATAGttcctttttatatatatatataccaaatTCAGTGTGGTTTGCCTTAGGGACGTCCATGATAGCGATGACAAGTTTCAAGTGGAGTGGATTTACAGTGGTTTAAATGGACATTTGTAAATAACTCAGCCATCTTTTGACCAATCCCTTAGCTTTTCTCAAACAAAGTTTAGTGTAATTTGATCCTATAGTTtatgagaatatatatatatttttagcatATTAGTATATGTGCTAATATGCATCTACTGGTGTAGTGTGGCCATCTTTGAATCAGAAAGACCAAATTTGGACTTTTAGTCCATGAGAAGATTTTTTATGGTTATTTTAAGCATTAGCGTTACATAGTCAAAAAAGTGAATTGTTAATAGTTTCCTTATTCTTTCCAACAAAATATGGTTCATGGTAATGTATTTGATTACCTGAAAAAGTTCCAAGTTGATAAGCCATTGTGAAGTGGAATTACAAAGGATTCAACTAACCAAGTCTTTTCTGTAAAGCCccaataaagataaaataatgcACAAAGAAAAtacgtttttatttattttgtgatgtttgggtggcaggtagccaagtggttagagcgttgggccagcaaccgaaaagttgctagatcaaatccccaagctgacaaggtaaaactgtgtcattctgcctctgaacaaggcagttaacccacttgcctagttaaataaaggttcaatttaaacatttaaaaaaataaaacgtcATCTTCCTTCGGTTGTTTGGTGCTTTCAAGATAACTGGGAACTCTAAAAAAACGAGGTCAAataatgacgtcagtgatctCAGGTTGGAAAGTCAGAGCTCTCGAATGAGGCCCGAGCTTTTGACTTGAAATTCCCAGTcctgaacgcactgaagtcggagatttcccagttccaagttgttttgaatgcggcaaTGAATGCACTGAAGTCAGACATtatcgagttcccagttgttttgaacgcggcaatTACGTCAGAAGGGAACAGTGAAAGAACAAAATGGAGGAATACGCACGGGAGCCATGGTGAGTGAAAGCATCTTGTGAACTAAATTGCAACACAGTGTTGCTGGTGTCGTAACAGCACAGCCATATAATCTGTTAAAATATAcatgaaatatatatttaatccaaACGAATATTTTAAACCCCTAAACCGTCCGACTCCGAAGATGCTAGCCAGCTGAGTTGCTAGCCCACTTCAGTGACCTTGCTGAGCGTTCAGACGCTGCAGTTTGATATGTCAAACGTTTAGCTGTAATTTCACGTGTACATTGTGTGATACACATCATTCACCACAAATTAATATGAATAATTCCCACATTTGCTTAATAACTAGCTAATGCCCATGTAGTTAGTCCTGTTGCTAGCTCAATCAATTTACAATGTATGATGTAACGACACGTCTGCAAGCTCCCTCATACGAAAGCATATATATGAAGTAATTATCAGACACCGATAGTAAGTTAATGATAACCGTTAGTCCAGCAATTTCAAGGGCTAAAGTTGCTCAGATAATGTGCTGTGTTACTAGCTACCTTTCAAGATTCTACAGTAGCAAGGTGACTAACCTACTAGCACAACTTTGCTACTATTGTTGTCACGATATCATGCCAAATATCGCGATACAATTGGGAAGGGGGCATATTTCAGACATGGAACGCAAGCAATGTGCTTTACAGGAAGCAAAAAAACAAGTAAAATAAAAGCAGAAATATTTACTACAAGAAATAACTaaaagcaccctaaggaaaagcaaaACTAAAAATATGTTTTAAGATATCGtttaaatatgtccacagttttAGCCCCCCTCAGGTTCTGCGgtaggctattccagaggctggggacataataactaaaggctgcctccgTGCCTCTTGGGCATTGGGATAGTTAAAACGCTAATGCCAGAGGaactgagggacctactgggtagataacttaaaagcatgtctgacatgtattggggAAGGAATATACATACAATGAATTATGCATGTCCTTGTGGCAGTAAGAGGAAAACACAGTATGAATCCTTCTTTACTCTTCagttaacatacacacacactttccctcaCACACTTGGTGGTACCACCGCTTTCGCCCTACCAACACGGTCGGAGGTCACGTGTTGCTGACGAAATCGTGGGGGACTTCCAGAGAGTGGTGAGGAGATCAATAAACCGATCAACTTCGGAACACACTCGGGACTTGAGGGATGCAATTCATATTCTCCATTTCAGTAATAAAAAGAGCAAGAAATTCAAATGAACGTCGTTTTACGAAATATAAACCTCAGTAACCGTTAaacatttgatttgttaaacGTGTCAAGTCTCGACATCATACATAAACAAATACACGTGTCGTATAAATAGGCACGCCACTCCATTATTTTGTGTGAAATTGTGCAAACCAAAAAATGACGCCGTGTCTTATGGGATTCCACTTCGCTATGAAGCCGGCAGCGTTGCAGGCTCAGTCAAAGTGCCTACCGGAGGGGCTAATTAGCCCCTACACCCTCGATAATTTTCATTCCCTCTGCTTTGGGACACTTCTGCAAATGAAAGAGGCGAGGGCAGAGGGGGATTTGGGATTTAGccactctgtctccctttctcaagcacacacaccactctctcacccacaaacatacacacagtacTCCCAACTTAAAAATCAATCAACaaacgataccccataatgataaagcaagaacatgtttttagaaatgtttgcaaaaaatcCCCCGGAAATACCTTTACATAAgtactctttgctatgagacttggaattgagctcaggtgcatcctttttccattgttcatccttgggatgtttctacaacttgattggagtccacatgtggtaaattcaattgattggacatgatttggaaaggcagacacccgtctgtattagaggtcgaccgattatgatttttttcaataccgattattggaggcccAAAAAGCCgctgccgattaatcggccgatttaaaaaaaaaagaataattattatttgtaataatgacaattacaactatactgaatgaacacttatttgaacataatataatactaaatcaatttagcctcaaataaataatgaaacatgttcaatttggtttaaataatgcaaaaacaaagtgttggagaagaaagtaaaagtgcaatatgtgccatgtaagaaatcTAACGCTTAAGttctttgctcagaacatgagaacatatgaaagctggtggttccttttaacatgagccttcaatattcccagataagaagttttaggttgtagttattaaaggaattataggactatttctctctataccatttgatttcatatacctttgacttttggatgttcttataggcactttagtattgccagtgtaacagtatagcttccgtctctctcctcgcccctacctgggcatgaaccaggaacacatcgacaacagccaccctcgaagcagcgttacccatgcagagcaaggggaataactactccaagtctcagagcgagtgacgtttgaaacgctattagtgcgcaccccgctaactagctagccatttcacatcggttacaccagcctgatctcgggagttgatgggcttgaagtcataaacagcgcaatgcttgaagcacagcaaagagctgctggcaaaacgcacaaaagtgctgtttgaatgaatgcttacgggcctgctggtgcctaccatcgctcagtcagactgctctatcaaatcatagacttaattataacataataacacacagaaatacaagccttaggtaattaatatggtcaaatccggaaactatcatcttgaaaacaagacgtttattctttcagtgaaatacggaaccgttccgtattttatctaatgggtggcatccataagtctaaatattcctgttacattgcacaaccttcaatgttatgtcataattatgtaaaattctggcaaattaggcggcccaaactgttgcatatatcctgactctgtgtgcaatgaacgcaagagaagtgacacaatttcacctggttaatattgcctgctaacctggatttcttttagctaaatttgcaggtttaaaaatatatacttctgtgtattgattttaagaaaggcattgatgtttatggttaggtacacattggagcaaggaCAGTACGCATTGGAGCAAGGacaatacgcaccgcatcgattatatgcaacgcaggacacgctagataaacttgtaaaatcatcaaccatgtgtagttaactagtgattatgattgattgttttttataagataagtttaatgcgagctagcaacttaccgtggcttactgcattcacgtaacaggcatgCTCCTCGTGgggtgcaatgagaggcaggtgggtAGAGTGTttgactagttaactgtaaggttgcaagattgaatccccaagctgacaaggtaaaaatctgtcgttctgcccctgaacaaggcagttaacccaccatttgttggccgtcattgaaaataagaatgtgttcttaaataCCGATTTccatttgttatgaaaacttgaaattggccctaattaatcagccattccgattaataggtcgacctctagtctgtttaaggtcccacagttgacagtgcatgctagagcaaaaaccaaaccatggggtcgaaggaattgtccgtagagctccgagaagattgtgtcgaggtacagatctggggtaccaaaacatttctgcagcactgaaggtccccaagaacactgtggcctccatcattcttaaatggaagaagttttgaaccaccaacactcttcctagagctgtccgcccagccaaactgagcaatcgggggagaatggcattggtcagggaggtgactaagaacctgatggtctctctgacagagctctggagttcttctgaggagatgggagaaccttccagaaggacaaccatctctgcagcactccatcaatcaggcctttgtgttagtggccagatggaagccactcctcagtaaaatgcacatgacagcccgctttgagtttgccaaaaggcacctaaaggactctgaccatgagaaacaagattctctggtctgatgaaaccaagattgaactctttggcctgaatgccaatcgtcacgtcaggaggaaacctggcaccaaacCTTCAgcttcagggactgggagactagtcaggatcgagggaaagatgaactgagcaaagtacagggagatccttgatggaaatctgctccagagcgctcaggacctcagattgtggtgaaggttcaccttccaacaggacaacgaccctacgcacacagccaagacaactgaggagtggcttcgggacaagtctctgaatgtccttgagtggcccagccagagcctggacttgaacccgatctaacatctctggagagacctgaaaatagcagtgCAATGATGCCGGCTGCGACCGGAAGTCCCatggggcggagcacaattgTCCCCGCGTtgttcgggttaggggagggtttggctggcagggatgttcttgtcgcGCTCTAGCAATGACTGTGGCGAGCTGGGCgcaatgcacactgacacggtcgccaggtgtacagtgtttcctctgacacattggtgtggctggcttccggattaAGTGTGCATTGTgtgaagaagcagtgcggcttggctgggctGTGTTTCAGAGgttgcatggctctcgaccttcgcctctcccgagtccgtacgggagttgcagcgatgagacaagactgtaattaCCAactggataccatgaaattggggggaGTGGtactattaaaaaaaaaaattataaacaAAGTTCTGAATTAAAGGGTtggaattcttatgtaaataggatattacagtttgctaaaataaaaaaataaaacactattttttgctgtcattatggggttttgtgtgtagattgatgaggatcaGAGACAATTTTATCAATTTTTGAATAACAACAAtgatgtgggaaaagtcaaggggtctgaatttccgaatgcactgtagatgcgcaggaagaatggacagagagaacCTTTGAGTAAAGACTGGTAGGGGATGAGTCTGGCTGATCACAGCTGCCACACGTGAGCTGCGCCTGAAAGTAATGTGGGCATTTTTGGATGCATACAAGAGACTAGTTGCTTAACAAATTTTTATCACAGGCGACAGCTGGATCTTTGGATCGGTAGAGCCTAAAAGTGTGGTAGTGTCATATAAAACGGTACTATGGAATTCTAAAATGTTGTTATATGTATCATGACGTTTTGGTACCGTGATATTACCGTGGTACCGGTGTACATTGCAACACTAGCCTACCGTTATCTAACATTACTAGGTGGCAATCCCACACTTTTAATAGCCAGTTGACACAAGCCTTCAGGCTACTTTACACTAGCTAGCTATGTATCATGCATTTAAATGCACCTATGATCCTGAAGCAAACTGGTAAAGACCTGTGTGTTTatctgcctgtgtgtgttcatTGACCATACTGTGTTTTTTCAGTCCGTGGAGAATCGTGGACGACTGTGGGGGTGCTTTCACCATGGGGGCCATTGGAGGAGGGATCTTCCAGGCTGTCAAGGGCTTTAGAAATTCACCTGCAGTAAGTTCAGCCATGCCAATAAATTCCCCCATGTGcaaaattacactgaacaaaagtataaatgcaatataaagtgttggtcccatgtttcgtgAGCTGAAACAAAAGTCCCCAGAAATGTTccgtacgcacaaaaagctttact includes these proteins:
- the LOC124031580 gene encoding leiomodin-1-like — its product is MSRRKVRGLTRTGRQVSEDPDLDVLLSNLSPEQIEELEKEVLVAPNLDPNEERAIEQPATNTVRDRDAKLDSRECPGKLSQKEQSIEGEPKKESRKQEYLRKMGLSQEGKEGRGIRRQPSITTERVNKMEERNDKRPDRTKEDRVSLSNRYRTEESKDKEVKETSRERFRREERKDAEVNDTTGDRSRREESNDSDVKDTTREKYRRGEKRDGDVKETSRDRFGRQESRDSLEKGDAKERERNEDNKLMDKRDKRLSTSNKTKEMISKLQEKKENEAIKGKERKEDMKKRDENKTRGLVSKFVEKQSRVEASQTDAKKHRVEEKDKPGKDKSDSKLERQQSPAEKESGSEKQEETEDPKEKAKEDGKENKKDVGLKRTESIKEKDRRSTRDREREEKRETEEKRGKDANEGLKSSKGEEQRGNCVTNKSTPSKAKVEEEEDEDSSMFSDLIEQVCSNDPTMTELNVNNSEVIKAKTLIQFAEALNKNTHIKTFALANCRADDHVAYAIAGTLRTNTSITSINLDSNLLTPKGIMALIQALQKNTTLTELRFHNQRHICGGKTEMEMTKILKDNTTLLKLGYGFELAGPRMTMTNILSRNMDKQRQRRLQEQKLAQANGEKKGMLEVPKTAGGFLRVSPKASPKPSSHPSPMPSPKLTQKRGPGGGPPPPPPPGGPPPPPPPMLDIDSLRNSLTPASQRKMDDKANKAGGTNSRDQLLDSIRNTNMKKLKKVAVPKLLQ